The following proteins are encoded in a genomic region of Vibrio tasmaniensis:
- a CDS encoding DUF1338 domain-containing protein: protein MTPDLLFKSLWDDYIHRLCPSAEKVHHLLKEDEALINDHIALRTFNVAPLGIETLAKPFLELGYKACGDYLFESKKLVAKHYEHPDPNQPKVFISELKVEECSSDLQQIVAKLVEQVDASKLQGHEFLFGGRLWDLSFADFQVLAKESEYASWLAAHGYGANHFTVSVNQLNEFDEVQTVNDYLRDSGFTINASGGQVKGSPEVLLEQSSTMADKVPVSFVEGNEMIPGGFYEFAKRYAMANGELYTGFVAASADKIFESTNG from the coding sequence ATGACGCCCGATCTACTCTTTAAATCACTATGGGATGATTACATTCACAGGCTTTGCCCATCGGCTGAGAAAGTGCATCACTTGCTGAAAGAAGACGAAGCTCTGATTAATGATCACATTGCACTGCGTACTTTCAATGTTGCACCGCTAGGTATTGAAACATTGGCTAAACCTTTCCTTGAGTTAGGTTACAAGGCGTGTGGCGATTACTTATTTGAGAGCAAGAAGCTAGTGGCTAAGCATTACGAGCACCCAGACCCAAACCAACCGAAAGTGTTCATTAGTGAGTTGAAGGTCGAAGAGTGTTCAAGTGACTTGCAACAGATCGTGGCTAAGTTGGTTGAGCAAGTCGACGCAAGCAAGCTTCAAGGTCATGAGTTCTTGTTTGGTGGTCGCCTTTGGGACCTGAGCTTTGCGGATTTCCAAGTTCTAGCAAAAGAGAGTGAATACGCGTCTTGGCTAGCGGCTCATGGTTACGGTGCAAATCACTTTACGGTGAGTGTGAACCAGCTCAATGAGTTCGATGAAGTACAGACTGTGAATGACTATTTGAGAGATTCAGGTTTCACTATCAATGCATCTGGTGGTCAAGTTAAAGGCTCTCCAGAGGTCTTATTAGAGCAATCATCTACAATGGCAGACAAAGTCCCAGTTTCATTTGTTGAAGGCAATGAGATGATTCCTGGAGGCTTCTATGAGTTCGCTAAGCGTTATGCGATGGCCAACGGTGAGCTTTATACAGGTTTTGTGGCCGCATCGGCGGATAAGATCTTCGAAAGCACTAACGGTTAA